A stretch of the Syntrophorhabdales bacterium genome encodes the following:
- a CDS encoding NADH-ubiquinone oxidoreductase-F iron-sulfur binding region domain-containing protein, producing MNNLHEKRDAAKNKWENRYKSAVPVIYVGAASCGRAAGALDALAQINAFTTENGITANLVQVGCIGPCYLEPLVDIQLPGKPRVSYGNVNEKTLATILKSHLLEEKPHPKLAIGRFGNGAYADMPSFWNLPMLKGQVRIVLRNCGMIDPEEIDEYLAVDGYAGFVNALQQSPEEVIGVVRQAGLRGRGGAGFPTYKKWTFCRSAPGEQKYLICNADEGDPGAFMNRSLIESDPHAVLEGMLIAGYAIGASKGIIYIRAEYPLAIERLKNALDQMRAYGLLGDEILGSPFSFDIKIKEGAGAFVCGEETALIGSIEGKRGMPKSRPPFPALSGLFGCPTIINNVETLGTLPNILRNGPEWYAKHGKEGNRGTKTFSLVGKVRRPGLIEVPLGTTLREIIFDIGGGVQKTFKAIQTGGPSGGCLSEEFLDLPVDYESLAAAGSIMGSGGLIIMDEDTCTVDVAKYFLDFTQKESCGKCVPCRVGTRHMVELLEKITNGEGAMEDLLALRTLGDTIKKTALCGLGQTAPNPVLTTLRYFRNEYLEHIRDHRCRAVVCKSLLEYRVIKEKCTGCQSCVRVCPTGAISGPRSEPHNLDKTKCIKCRSCYEICRFDAIAGDAIVIASGEARP from the coding sequence ATGAATAACTTGCACGAGAAGAGAGATGCGGCAAAAAACAAATGGGAGAACAGGTACAAAAGTGCGGTGCCGGTCATTTATGTGGGAGCGGCATCGTGCGGGAGGGCAGCGGGCGCGCTGGATGCGCTGGCACAGATCAATGCTTTCACCACGGAAAACGGGATCACCGCAAACCTGGTGCAGGTGGGCTGTATTGGCCCTTGCTACCTGGAGCCGCTCGTGGACATCCAGCTGCCGGGTAAGCCCAGGGTAAGTTACGGCAACGTGAATGAAAAGACGCTCGCCACCATACTGAAGTCCCACCTCCTGGAAGAGAAGCCCCACCCGAAGCTTGCAATCGGTCGTTTCGGAAACGGCGCCTACGCAGATATGCCCTCCTTCTGGAATCTGCCGATGCTCAAGGGACAGGTGAGAATCGTGCTGCGAAACTGCGGCATGATTGACCCCGAGGAGATCGACGAGTACCTTGCGGTCGACGGCTACGCGGGATTTGTCAATGCGCTGCAGCAATCGCCCGAAGAGGTAATCGGGGTGGTGCGGCAGGCGGGTCTGCGGGGCAGAGGCGGCGCAGGTTTCCCCACGTACAAGAAATGGACATTCTGCAGAAGCGCGCCGGGTGAGCAGAAATACCTGATCTGTAATGCTGACGAGGGCGACCCCGGAGCCTTCATGAACAGGTCTTTGATCGAATCTGACCCCCACGCGGTGCTTGAAGGAATGCTCATCGCGGGTTACGCCATCGGGGCGAGCAAGGGCATCATCTACATCCGTGCTGAATATCCTCTTGCCATCGAGCGCCTCAAGAACGCGCTCGATCAAATGCGTGCATACGGCCTATTGGGAGATGAGATACTGGGCTCGCCGTTCAGCTTTGATATCAAGATCAAGGAAGGAGCCGGTGCTTTTGTCTGTGGAGAAGAGACGGCCCTTATCGGCTCCATCGAAGGCAAGCGCGGCATGCCCAAGTCCCGTCCTCCATTCCCGGCCCTCTCAGGACTTTTCGGATGCCCCACCATCATAAATAACGTCGAGACACTGGGTACGCTCCCGAACATTTTGAGAAACGGACCGGAGTGGTACGCGAAGCATGGAAAGGAAGGCAACCGGGGCACCAAGACCTTCTCCCTCGTCGGCAAGGTTAGGAGGCCCGGTCTTATCGAAGTACCGCTGGGGACCACGTTGCGGGAGATCATCTTCGACATCGGTGGAGGAGTTCAGAAAACCTTCAAGGCCATACAGACGGGCGGACCTTCGGGAGGATGTCTGTCGGAGGAGTTCCTGGATCTGCCGGTCGATTACGAGTCGCTGGCTGCAGCAGGCTCAATCATGGGCTCGGGCGGTCTCATTATCATGGACGAAGATACGTGTACGGTTGACGTAGCAAAATACTTTCTCGATTTCACGCAGAAAGAATCGTGCGGCAAATGTGTGCCTTGCCGCGTGGGAACGCGCCACATGGTCGAACTCCTCGAGAAGATAACCAACGGTGAGGGCGCGATGGAAGATCTTCTTGCATTGAGGACGCTTGGTGACACGATCAAGAAGACTGCGCTCTGCGGGCTCGGTCAGACTGCTCCGAATCCTGTGTTGACAACGCTTCGCTACTTCAGGAACGAGTACCTGGAGCACATCAGGGATCACCGTTGCCGTGCAGTCGTCTGTAAGTCTCTCCTTGAGTACCGGGTGATCAAGGAGAAATGCACGGGCTGCCAGTCGTGTGTGCGCGTCTGCCCGACTGGAGCAATCTCCGGGCCGCGCTCAGAGCCGCACAACCTCGACAAGACCAAATGTATCAAGTGCCGCTCCTGCTACGAGATATGCAGGTTTGACGCTATAGCCGGTGACGCTATCGTGATTGCCAGCGGGGAGGCCAGACCATGA